In Chlorocebus sabaeus isolate Y175 chromosome 11, mChlSab1.0.hap1, whole genome shotgun sequence, one DNA window encodes the following:
- the NEUROD4 gene encoding neurogenic differentiation factor 4, with the protein MSKTYVKSKEMGELVNTPSWMDKGLGSQNEVKEEESRPGTYGMLSSLTEEHDSIEEEEEEEEDGEKPKRRGPKKKKMTKARLERFRARRVKANARERTRMHGLNDALDNLRRVMPCYSKTQKLSKIETLRLARNYIWALSEVLETGQTPEGKGFVEMLCKGLSQPTSNLVAGCLQLGPQSVLLEKHEDKSPICDSAISVHNFNYQSPGLPSPPYGHMETHLLHLKPQVFKSLGESSFGSHLPDCSTPPYEGPLTPPLSISGNFSLKQDGSPDLEKSYSFMPHYPSSSLSSGHVHSTPFQAGTPRYDVPIDMSYDSYPHHGIGTQLNTVFTE; encoded by the coding sequence ATGTCAAAAACTTATGTGAAATCCAAGGAGATGGGAGAGCTAGTCAACACACCATCCTGGATGGATAAAGGTCTGGGTTCCCAAAATGaggtgaaggaggaagagagcagaCCAGGTACTTATGGGATGCTTAGCAGCTTAACTGAAGAGCATGACAGTattgaggaagaagaagaagaggaagaagatggggagaaacctaAGAGAAGGGGTCCCAAGAAAAAGAAGATGACCAAAGCTCGCCTTGAGAGATTCAGGGCTCGAAGAGTCAAGGCCAATGCCAGAGAACGGACCCGGATGCATGGCCTGAATGATGCCCTGGATAACCTGAGGCGAGTCATGCCATGCTACTCTAAAACCCAAAAACTTTCCAAGATAGAGACTCTTAGACTGGCCAGGAACTATATTTGGGCTTTATCTGAAGTTCTGGAGACTGGCCAGACACCTGAAGGGAAAGGCTTTGTGGAGATGCTCTGTAAAGGGCTCTCTCAGCCCACAAGCAACCTGGTGGCTGGATGTCTCCAACTGGGCCCTCAGTCTGTCCTCCTGGAGAAGCATGAGGATAAATCTCCTATTTGTGACTCTGCCATCTCTGTCCACAACTTCAACTATCAGTCTCCGGGGCTGCCTAGCCCTCCTTATGGCCATATGGAAACACATCTCCTTCATCTCAAGCCCCAAGTATTCAAGAGTTTGGGAGAATCGTCCTTTGGGAGTCATCTACCTGACTGCAGTACACCCCCTTATGAGGGCCCACTCACTCCACCCCTGAGCATCAGTGGGAACTTCTCCTTGAAGCAAGATGGGTCTCCTGACCTAGAAAAATCCTACAGCTTCATGCCACATTACCCTTCTTCAAGTCTAAGCTCAGGGCATGTGCATTCAACTCCTTTTCAGGCTGGTACCCCCCGTTATGATGTTCCTATAGACATGTCCTATGATTCCTACCCCCATCATGGTATTGGGACCCAACTCAATACAGTCTTCACTGAGTGA